A region of the Drosophila subpulchrella strain 33 F10 #4 breed RU33 chromosome 3L, RU_Dsub_v1.1 Primary Assembly, whole genome shotgun sequence genome:
CTCAGTGCTCGATACTCGATACCCGGACACTCCGTAGGCGTACTTCGTATTCCGTATTCCGTAGTCAGCGTCATCAGCTGCAGTTTCACGTACGCAGCCCGGCCGTGCAAGTGTGTCCGTACATCCGTGAGGccatctctctctctcgctctcgccCCCCTTTTGGAGGCAGTGCGTGTCCGTAATTGGCAGGTCTCACTCCGTGGAAAGTACAACGTAGAACGTCGAACGTAACCCGTAACCCGTAACCCGTAACCAGTAACCCGGAGACGTGCCAAGTGCCGGAGATAAATTAACTGGACGCGAACGCGGCTcatttgaatgccaatcgattgacgGCTAGTTTGCCGATCCCCAACCGTAGTGCGTGACCCGTACTTCCATCGCAGGATATACCCAGCTAGCAGGATAACCGAAGACACGTACCACACGTGCGTGTGTGATTGTGCTCCCTGTGACGCGGACAACAAAAGGATGCGGCCTTCAAAGCGAATGCCACGCCCTCTTTCATCCGTGCCCCAAGTATCCCAGTGCAACAACAAGTGATAGAGTGCAATAAGAAAATAGAAAGAAAGTAGTTGAAAACTCCCTGATACCATAATCAGGCATTTGAAAAGCAATCCCCGAATCCCCGCAAAAGAATGTTGCCATACCAGGCAGCCGTGGCCATGGACTACGCCGGATACCAAAGGCAGCCCACGCCGGGTCACCCCGGAAGCCACATGGCCACCATGGGCACCCTGGGCATGCCGGCGGTGCCCTTCACCCACAGCTGGATGGTGCCCACGCAGGACCTGTGCGCCATGCCGCCCTACAACAAAATGCCCGGACACCAACAGCCTCCGGGACCCGGAATGCACGTCCAACAACAGCCCCTCGAACCCGGGTTAGTAGTTATAACTAGGTAGTCGGGAATACGAGGACTGGTACCCGCCGATCTATAATTAATTACATTAATAACTCTAAAAGTGGTTAGCatgaagaaaaagaaaaattctGATCTATACAAGGACTTAATCTGGATATCACTCTACTCTCGTAAATGCTTAGGCTGTCTAGCAACCTTTTTCACTCTCTTCCCTATCTTGGGTCTGTAAGGACCGTTTTAAGAACTTTTTCAGTTCACATTATTCCCGTGATGGCTCCAATTCGAAATTCGATacgaaatttaaaaaatttagtGCATCACTTAGTGACTTTCGAGATGAATATTTCGTCAAAGTCATTTTCAGCAACATTTAATCATATTCATTTTGGAAGTTTGTAATATCTTTTCAGTTTTTAAAGGCTTAATTATTCTTTATTTCAAAGGCAAAGTGTAATCTTTACACATTTAGCAAAAGTTTCTTATTACATTTGTACTTACACAACAAGACAAATTTCAACTATTAACACTTCAAGAAATTTGCAAAATTTCGCACTACTATATACTACTTACTTACTTTTATATAAAGTTGAAAACAAGTGACAAAAACAATGGTGTCATTTCTACAATTTAGTATAAACTAAAATTCATAATCTTTGCTTACACATTTGTAAGTTATAACGTATTATTAACTTATGTTAGTATTTCTTTATTGTTTTCGACCTTACCCTCCGTAGGTCACTCGCAAAGTTCTTGCAAGCCGAAACCAAAATCCCTGCCTTATAGTGTACATTTTGTGGgctcttaaatttattttaatgcgcTCATCACAGGCTTGAAGCTTCGTTTTGTGTTGCTTTATTTGAGCCGCGCACGGCTTCTGGCTCTCAAAAGCAGCCCCGACTTGGTCTTTAGTTTTAGCCCGAATCTGAATCTCAGAGCCCCCGTCTTCGGCTCCGGCTTGGAGATTCGTATCTCAGCCGAAAGCGTCGTCGTCTCggccataaaaatatttttgataattAAAAAGAAACCCCGACCCGCAGTTTGCCACGGGCCAAGCCAGTTTTCCCCGTCAGCCACTTGCTCTTTGTTTAAACATCCAAGAAAAAAAGAACAGCGCACATCAACAACAATTTTAATTAGCTGTGTTGAAATTACGTTTAGAGAGATGTCAGTACCTGCGATACATGCCGCAAATGCTTTCCTAATAAAATCGTCTGCTTTGGTTCAAAAACCCCATATGAgggaaactgaaactgaaaccgaaacGGTTTTCTGCCTCCCCAGAGAAGGGGAAAATTCAATTTGGGCTAGAAAAACATTAATCTTGGCCTCGTCAATATCGAAATGCCATTCAAATGAGGCACTGAGGGGTGATGATGTGTCGGGACTCGGAGGTGTTGCCTTGACAAATGATGTGCGGTCTCGAATTTAATTTCGCACGAAATTCGCCACTGTCTAACGGGCGAACAAATTGCCTGTCATTAGCAAAAATTTGCCGAAAACGGGCCAATTATTTCCTCGCCAAGGTTTAGCTTTCAAAGTCATTCCTTGAGTAATTGTTTCTTTAAGTAAGTTTCTTGGGCATCAATTCTTTAAAGAAATGGGACCATGTTTATGTAAAGATATGTTAGAATTTATAAACTTATATAATGGTAAAACCATTACGTAAAGATACCTATTCTCTATCCTTTTTGACTGGGTGAAATTTTGCCAATCTCAGTCTCAATCAAAAATCCTTTGGGACACTCTTTTTCACTTGATTGGCCTGgttgtgcaaatatttttatagagcCCAGATGCAATTCGATTAGCGGCTTAATGCCGGGAATTAAGGGAGCCGAAGAATGTAAGCGGCTTACTGCGGTCAGAAAGGGAGGGAGAAAGTCATCCAGTTTTCTTGCCGTCCTTTGTTTATCCTAAGGTTCGCACAACACAGGGAACACAAGGATAAAGGATAAGAAGTGTGGCCCGGGGGCCTTTGTGAAGATATAAAGAGCCCCGAGTACCGTTATTGCTTTATCAGTCCTTTCGCTCTTTTCAAGCATTTCTATGAGATATGGTCAGGACCCAGCGGGAATGTCCTTGGGCTGTCATTTTGTAATCGCAATTCAAGGAAAACTAAGAAAGAATTTTTGCAACAGTTTTTCTAATAGGAATTGCCATCTAAGAGAGATGTTGGTtctgaaaaacatttttagtcTTAACAATTTAATTCACAAAGAAAAAAGATAATATGCAATTCagaatatttttgaaaaagatCTTAATACAATTTAATACATGTTTAGTGGTTTTAAAATAAGCTTATCGAATCGGTATGCCCTTTTTATGAAGTGTAGCGCACTATGACTTCACTGCAGGTCAAAACAACACTGGCAACATTAACAGGCAACAACAAAGAAGTTGTCAACAAACTTAAATTATGAAGGCTTGAAGCCAAGTTTTCTGACGAAGATGCTCTGAGAGATGGCCGCCTGCAGATAGCGCAACCGCAGAAGGTTGAGCAGATCCGTATCCATAAAGCCCCGTCCCGAAAGCAGACAGACTTTATTATTCCGAACGAGAAGCGGCAGTCTTTATAGAGAGTTTGCTGCAAGTTTAGTGAATGAAAAGTTGCATTTaggggaaataaaaaaaacaaaacacgaGATGGGATCGCTTGGGAGGCGGCATTTTCACAGGGATTCAAAGATGTGCAGGgaaataataatgaaaatatcAAGAAAGCATCAAAGACTTGCAGGGAAAAACTCTCACACTCTGGGGCTTTGGGAAATCTTGCAACAAATGGGCTGCCATCTATCCAGGCACAAACTGTCTGGCCAACTATTGTCCTATTCGAAGACCCACACCCCCAACCCAAACCGAAACCTTTTTGCCGCTGAAAGGCTGACAAATGTCGGGCAATTAGTTTGGCCTGACACCATTCCATCACAAAGCCGTGGGTTGGCCAAACAAATGGCCGAAAACACGGTGCTGACAGGTGTTAAAAGTCGTCTTTCGGACCGATCTTCTAGCCATTCGTCAGTGTCTACTTATGTATACTGATTGATTCGCGTTTTTCTCTTACTATTGAGTAAAAAACTTATGGTTGCACTTCTCTCTGCAGCATCCTGGAACTGCGCAAGGAAAAGTCGAGGGATGCGGCGAGATCGCGTCGCGGGAAGGAGAACTACGAATTCTACGAGCTGGCCAAGATGCTCCCACTGCCGGCAGCCATCACCAGCCAGCTGGACAAGGCCTCCATCATAAGACTGACCATCAGCTACCTGAAGCTGAGGGACTTCTCCGGACACGGCGATCCGCCATGGACAAGGGAGGCCTCCAGCAGCAGTAAGCTCAAAAGTAAGTATCTATCCACCATGTATCCACAAAGGgttttttacaaatatttatttaatgtttAGATCGTCCAAGAGTAGGTCGGATACCTAGTTTCTAGATTAAAGCAATTTCATACAATAACTTTTGGGATCACAACATGTTTAATAATTTCTTTAGGGACCCATTTGGTACCtaaacatacatttttaaaaagcttCAAAACAAGATTGTCACATTGTAAACCCCCGTCTAAGTTTATTCCATGCCTTTATGATTCAACATATTTCAAGAACACTAAACAGTGATTTCCATATCGAAGCCATTGGAAGCCAATCGATCACTTTAATGGGGCCTTCTGAAATTCCACAAACTGTCACAATGACACACGCCGGTTGCCCCTCGGCTTTGCCCGCAAAAGCGGAGACCAAAATGGTCGCGCATGCGcagcaaataaaaataaattgcgCTTAATAACGATATTTTATGCAAATCCGGCAAAagcccaaaacaaaaatttaaaaacagttGACAAAGTTAAcgaataaattgtttttttgtcTTTAAGCTTGGAAAGAAACATTTTTAAGGTGCGTACGAGCATAATTTCTGTCATAGACAGGCCAGGCAAAaaacaaagagttttgatttcACTTAAGGCAAACTTTGCTGCCCGCTACTCACGAAATGTAGGCAAATGAGTTTCCTGCTTTCGGTTTTAATTGCCGCTTCCTCTGTCTCTTTCTGGCCAATAACGATCGAATATGGCCGACAATATGGCCGACGTCTTGCGTCAAATGCAAATTAGCAAATGGAATTTTCCCTGAGCTTCGGTCACACTTCGATACCAAAGTGACCAAAACAtttgaaattagtttttaagtACCctttatattaattatatttaagatTATTCTGCAGATCTTttgcaaaattttttaaagtcaTAAAATGCaatcattatatttttaagtatcAAATTTATCAAGTCACTCATCGGAACCCTAAAGCTCGCCTAGTTAAAATTTAACATTGAAAGCAATGTACTGAGATATTCGTGTGTCAAATTTCCCAACACAGCAACAGAGTTTTTGTCAGCCACTATATATACCATACCATATACCATCCATTCGTAGCCACCAAGCCATTCCTCAGCCAGCCACGTCATGCTCCGGCGACGTTGACAATGCATTGTCACGTCAAGTGAAAAAGGCATTCCACGACGACAGCCCACGACTTCTTTGCCAGGTCTCGGTTCAGACAGTATTCAAAGGCTGCCAACTGACAACAATCGAGTGCACTTAAAGAAAAACTTAGGGGTCTTGGAAATtcatttaaacaatatttccATCTAAGCAATAATATAAGAATATCCCAAAATATTGAGAAAATTAATGAAAGTGTTTAGAGAAATCAAACAGAGTTTGTGAGTCatgaaaaaattaattatattataatatttttctatttaatgatatatgggtaaaaataaataaaatcccCATTGGTTACGTTTTTTTCCCCTTCCCAAGCTAACTGGCAAAGTGGCAGAGTCGAGACGAAACGAAAGGCGAGGGCCATCAAAAAGCCAAAAAGGTAGTCAAGGCACTAAAAAATAATCCAAAATCAATGGGGCGTTATGTATGGATGGCGGTGGAGTGGCCGTAACGCCTTCATCCATTCAATTGGATTATTATGCGAAACTAAACCCAGAAAAAGTAGTAGAGAAACCGGACAAGGAGCTGCATGCTTTAGAGGATGAGGAGCAACAAGCTGCGGGGCAATAAAAAGCACTTCAATTTGACCCACAGCCTcgcagaaaagaaaaaaaaaagcggCACTGGGTGGTGCTTCTCGGGTGGGTGGTGCTGGAAGGTCATTAAGGGCCACAGGGTCTACCGCCAGCCACATATGGCCATGTCCGAGCGGAAGCGGAAACTGTTTGCCAACTTAGCGCTTCGACCACTGGGAAATCGCTGGGGATTTGAGGGGCAGGAATAAGGGGCGATTTGCACTTGTGCGAATTATGACTTGGCCGGTCGGTCGGTCAGTCGTCCATAATCGTAAAATTCTAtaattgaattaaataaataagctttGCAAGGGCCTCAGCTGAGAAAATATTGAATGCCCATGCCCGAACCCATATTTATGATGCCCTGCGGTTGATGTTGTTGTCTTTTCTGTGGGGCAAGGGCGCATCATTTATGAGTTTGGTCAAGAGCAGAGGCGGAATGGAGTGAACAATAGCTCAGGGATCCCGAAACACATGAGAACCTCGTGGGGGACAGAatacttttattaattttctttaattaaaaGCCTCTTCAAAGTAATCAGTTAGACGCACACTTAAATAATGGTTTAACAATGGAATATAAAGTAATTATCAtttataaattacaaaaaagaGTAAAACGCTTGTTACCTAGCAACATGTTTAGAGATAGGTCTAGTAATAAACACTAATTTGCATACTTTCCAACCACTAACATTTCACTTTCCCCTCTTTTTTGTCCGCAGGTGCCGCCATTCGTCGCAGTCCCGCTGTTGATTTGTTCGAACAACATCAGGGCACCCACATATTACAGGTGAGATATGAACGATATGGTAGCAAAAGAGACGGCAGTAGGCCCGAAAAAATAAAGAGGGATATCCCGCAGCCATCTTGTGCATATGATTAAatgtacacagaaaaaaacatGGCATATTCAATAACCAATTGCCTACTTTCTCaagttataaatatattttcatccCTTTCTTGAGATCATATATAAAAGAGAACTTCCCCTTAAGGGCTCCTTTTAATTTtctgaaaattaatttttccaTATTCTCGTAATCCCATCTCCTTCAGTCCCTGGATGGCTTCGCCTTGGCTGTGGCGGCAGACGGACGCTTCCTGTACATCTCCGAGACGGTGTCCATCTACCTGGGCCTGTCGCAGGTGGAGATGACGGGCAGCAGCATCTTCGACTACATCCACCAGGCGGATCACTCCGAGATTGCCGAGCAACTGGGCCTGAGCCTCACgagcggcggcggcggaggaggaggcgccGGAAGTTCCAGCAGCGGCGGTGGAGGCGGCGGAACCGGAGTGGGCATGGCCTCACCCACTTCCGGAGCCTCAGACGATGGCAGCGGCACACACGGTACGAACAATCCCGACGGTGAGTCAAGTCCGAGTTGTCGATGGACCAGGTGCGGGAATGAATACCTGGTGCCGGGTGGGATCCGAATGGATGTTACAAAAGGTAGTCGTATGGCATGTCACAGAAATCTTTTGGATGTTAGAGAAGCTATCTTTAAGAAACACAGAATCACCAGTTTTGAAATCATAATTTGAGgggtctaaaagtatgcaacagtaTTTTGGATACGGAAGTGTGATGGATTTTTACCGATTTTACTgtatacttttagacacctttacaATCCACATCGACTATTCAAGCGATACTTTAATCTCTGCAGATATTCGTGACATACCATGAAACTATCTATGTCCGCTCAAGTGAAAGTTTCCCCAAAGTGTGAGCCAATCTAATCAAAAACTCTTTCCCATcccgtagtggccgcctccaTGACCCAAGCCTCGACAAGTGGCTACAAAGGCTACGATCGGAGCTTCTGCATCCGGATGAAGTCCACTTTGACGAAACGCGGCTGTCACTTCAAATCCTCAGGCTATCGGGTGAGTTTTCAAACCTTTCGTTGCTATCCACCAAAGAATCTTTCTTAATTTTTCTGTTTCCTAAGTTTTgtactctttttatttatgttgttCCCCCTTTGTAGTTATATTTCTAACTGAATAGTTTCGGGGATtgtgttttttatgtttttatttgcgttttatttaatttttttcgttGGCCCTAGGAGTTGTTTCTAATGTAAGACTTTCGAGTAACAGTAAGACTAACCCATAGAAATCGTTTTCGGTTGTGTTGTGTAACTTGCAATACCTGCATTTTGTATTACGTATTACCATCCCATCCACTGCTTATCTACAGGCCAGCGATGCAACGAGCAATTGCAACAACGGTAACAATGCTAGTAACAATGCTAAAAACGTTAAGAATCCGGGCTCAAACTATTCGGTACGTATCAATTGAAATCAGTACGTTTGTATGCTAAAATGcaaggcaaaaacaaaaacctaCTCAAAATTATTTACTGAGGAAATCgcattttaagtttttctacAATTTCGGCCataatttttgtgtttgctaaaaaaaaaaaaaagaaaggcaAAGCCACAGACTGATTTTAGATTGATCAGTATCGAATAACTAGTGCGGAAGCTGCTTCAATCATCCACCAATCAATGAGTTAATCAATCGATCGATCCACCATCCGTCGCCGCAATCATCCCATTCTTCAGTTTTGTTTGCCATTTTTACACTcaaaaatttttgatttataattattagttGTTTTTGCTAACAGGTTTCAcagaaatttaataattaatgaTGATAAAAAGTTGTATTCACTATGTATTTTTGTGCAACATTCTTAGTCACCAACCATACTCTTTATGTTAACGTAACCTATTTCAGAATATGTTTTAAATAGTCCAATAAAAATTCCTACCAAATATTCTGGTAAAATATTAGCTTTAATGCTTTCCTTTGAGTGTAAAAGGTTCCATATCCAAGCCCAAGATTTCCTTCCTCCAACTCCGAGTACAACACTTTGAGCCCCTGAATGGAGTACCTCCTCCATAAGTAGGATCCCCAACTAACCGAATTTTGGCTTTACTTGGAACCTTTGCAGGTGGTTCTGCTGTTGTGCAAGCTGCGACCCCAGTACACCTTCTCCCACAGCCGAAAATCACAGCCCCCACTGCTCGGAATGGTTGCCCTGGCCATCGCATTGCCTCCGCCATCGGTGCACGAGATCCGACTGGAGTGCGACATGTTCGTGACCCGGGTAAACTTTGACCTGCGAGTGGCCCACTGCGAACCAAGGTATGCTACTTTTACTATCCTTTTTATCtgttctaaactaatgaagtGGTTTCGGCAACTTAGGGTATCCGATCTGCTAGACTATACGCCGGAAGATCTGGTAAACAAGAGCCTGTACTCACTGTGTCACGCCGAGGATGCCAATCGCCTGCGCAAGAGCCACTCAGACTGTAAGTATTTCGGTCATCAAAAACCTGTAACAGCAAGATATTAAAGCTATTAAAGTATAACCAATAAGAACTCTTAAAAATAGCATTGTTTTCCTTAGCTGTTAAAAAAGAGTCTTATCCCGTcaagaataatgtttttttacCTAATTCTGTAAGGTAGTCTATGGGTTATCTATAGATTGAAATCCAATAACAAGTATACTACAATGAATGGTTTGTTCTAAGCCTAGTCCACCAATTGTATTTACAATTTGCTAGATTAGATTTCTTTATCTTAGAATATCTTTACAATATATTCCAATCcgatattataatataagcATTTTCAGAACGCTATATTGTACTATTGTTCACCACTTAAAAAGACTTTTTAGGAACTAGTTATAAAGATCCTTTCAATCCTTTCCCTTGCAGTGATCGAAAAGGGTCAAGTGCTGACCGGCTACTACCGACTGATGAACAAGAGTGGGGGCTACACCTGGCTCCAGACCTGTGCCACCGTCGTCTGCAGCACCAAGAACGCGGATGAGCAGAACATCATCTGCGTGAACTATGTGATCAGGTTGGTTTAAGATCAGCAAATTCCCTAGGTACAGCCCACTAACCAATGACCTTCTTTCACCCCCAGCAACCGGGAGAACGAGAACATGATCCTGGACTGCTGCCAACTGGAACCCAGTCCGGACAGCATAAAGCACGAGGAGGGTATGGGCAATGACAAGAGCAGTGGGTCGCCAGGAGGAGACGCCAGTGGCGAGGGCAATTCGCACCTGAGTGCCGGCGACATGAAGCTCAACTCACCGAAAACCGATTCCGAGGGTCATTCGCATCGCGGCCGGGGACGCAGTGCAGCCGCCTCGCACGGCAGCAGCCTGAATAGCCTCACCATGATCAAGGACAGTCCCACGCCGCTGGGCGTGGACATCGACTCGGGGGTGCTGCCCACCACAGTGGCCACTCCGGTGCCACCAGCTACGCCCAATGGCAGCAGCTCGGCCAGCGGAGTGCCGTCCACCAAGCGGAAGCGAAAAACCAAGGCGTCGCAGCAGGTCGAGGATCAGGGTCAGGATCAGCAGGTGATTGCAGACCAGCCTCTGCCCAAACTGCCGGCCATGGAGCAGCGGGATCAGCAGCCGCGCAGTCGCCTACCCTCGATTGTGGATGAGCAGCCCTCGTCGGCAGCGGATTCGGCGGTCAAGGATCTGGAGCAGGCCATGTCCAAGCACTTGCCCTCGCCGGTGGCAGTGGTATCAGTGGCTCCGTCCAACACGGACTTCAGTGCGGACTCTCTGCtgaagcagcagcaacagcaacagcagcagcagctggatCCCAACGAGAAGAGCAGCACCATCCAGTGGATAGGAGCACCCTACCAGCAGCCACCGGCGCCCATGCCGGCCACCGCTCTCCTCCGGCAACTGTACGCCAACCGTGAGAGCGTGATCCGGGCGACGGCCAGGCAAACGCCCACCGGAGTGGGACCCGGCGTCTTCTACGGCGACCAGCAGACGGGTCCCCTGCCCACGCCGCCGGGCAGTGAGTCCTCCTACGAGAACCAATACCTGCAGCTGCACTCCGCCGCCTCCGGAGGACATCCCGGTGGCCAGAAGACC
Encoded here:
- the LOC119552698 gene encoding protein trachealess isoform X1, encoding MEHHGSGFVASPWAAVLGHHSMASDAGFAAAAAAAHVQNHSMHHPIHSHHHHHSHSHPHPHPHSHPHHHPHLGAAGGMPMDLHVPQGFPYYRYREDALCWGDRKSMEEIGAAQSSVNARILELRKEKSRDAARSRRGKENYEFYELAKMLPLPAAITSQLDKASIIRLTISYLKLRDFSGHGDPPWTREASSSSKLKSAAIRRSPAVDLFEQHQGTHILQSLDGFALAVAADGRFLYISETVSIYLGLSQVEMTGSSIFDYIHQADHSEIAEQLGLSLTSGGGGGGGAGSSSSGGGGGGTGVGMASPTSGASDDGSGTHGTNNPDVAASMTQASTSGYKGYDRSFCIRMKSTLTKRGCHFKSSGYRVVLLLCKLRPQYTFSHSRKSQPPLLGMVALAIALPPPSVHEIRLECDMFVTRVNFDLRVAHCEPRVSDLLDYTPEDLVNKSLYSLCHAEDANRLRKSHSDLIEKGQVLTGYYRLMNKSGGYTWLQTCATVVCSTKNADEQNIICVNYVISNRENENMILDCCQLEPSPDSIKHEEGMGNDKSSGSPGGDASGEGNSHLSAGDMKLNSPKTDSEGHSHRGRGRSAAASHGSSLNSLTMIKDSPTPLGVDIDSGVLPTTVATPVPPATPNGSSSASGVPSTKRKRKTKASQQVEDQGQDQQVIADQPLPKLPAMEQRDQQPRSRLPSIVDEQPSSAADSAVKDLEQAMSKHLPSPVAVVSVAPSNTDFSADSLLKQQQQQQQQQLDPNEKSSTIQWIGAPYQQPPAPMPATALLRQLYANRESVIRATARQTPTGVGPGVFYGDQQTGPLPTPPGSESSYENQYLQLHSAASGGHPGGQKTSADAFTNLVSTYGGYHSSIDYHNAMTPPSSVSPRDSNQPGKSAPVLTSNGGYDYAPDPLRGQYATSAGDGVPATLPLKPQASYTATMHPSGSTTTEGGVTYSNLDQPQYFAPHSSFHLYHKGSPASGWYSTPS